One genomic segment of Bacteroidota bacterium includes these proteins:
- a CDS encoding response regulator transcription factor, with protein sequence MATFTPDEITLLVVDDEEDVVEVVSHFLRQEGFNVLTAYDGEAAIEKAQQDVDAIVLDVMLPGMSGFEVCRQLRSRVETETIPILFLTAKAEEKDQVEGLMIGADGYLVKPVAPSVVLANVRAILRRAGSEESRTLNVRGLMIYEDEYRATLDSKDLGLTLTEFELLRYLVRHPRKAFTRQQLLETIWKDAMMVTERTVDAHIKNLREKLGDFAKHIQTVRGVGYRFVEEETAEA encoded by the coding sequence ATGGCTACCTTCACCCCCGACGAGATTACACTCCTGGTCGTTGACGACGAAGAGGACGTGGTCGAGGTCGTCAGTCACTTTCTTCGCCAGGAAGGCTTCAACGTCCTGACCGCCTACGACGGCGAAGCGGCCATCGAGAAGGCGCAGCAGGACGTCGACGCGATCGTGCTGGACGTGATGCTGCCGGGCATGAGCGGCTTCGAGGTCTGCCGCCAGCTCCGTAGCCGCGTGGAGACGGAGACGATTCCGATCCTCTTCCTCACCGCCAAGGCCGAGGAGAAAGACCAGGTCGAGGGCCTCATGATCGGCGCCGACGGCTACCTCGTGAAGCCTGTCGCCCCGAGCGTGGTGCTGGCCAACGTGCGCGCCATCCTGCGCCGCGCGGGCTCCGAGGAGAGCCGCACGCTCAACGTGCGCGGCCTCATGATCTACGAGGACGAGTACCGCGCCACACTCGACAGCAAGGACCTCGGGCTCACGCTCACCGAGTTCGAACTACTGCGCTACCTCGTCCGCCATCCGCGCAAGGCGTTCACGCGCCAGCAGCTCCTGGAGACGATCTGGAAGGACGCCATGATGGTGACCGAGCGCACCGTCGACGCCCACATCAAGAACCTCCGCGAGAAGCTCGGCGACTTCGCCAAGCACATCCAGACCGTGCGCGGCGTCGGCTATCGCTTCGTCGAGGAAGAGACGGCCGAGGCATAG
- the alr gene encoding alanine racemase has product MPPSSVRADIDLGALRRNVRRLAAHVAPAHLMGIVKADAYGHGAVPVAQAMAAEGVTWSAVARTGEGVALREAGLTGRVLVLGAPDDLGTYAEHDLDLCITSEAVAEAVLAWTVPGASLLRVHVKADTGMHRLGLPPETVPAVLTRLYAMERVEVVGLMTHFATADETASAFAATQASRFDALLGAIERAGVPVPPVFHVANSGAAVLGPPFVAPAGTTALARVGGLVYGVPSSPDLAREAERLGLESVMRLVAPIVHVQTVAAGESVSYAQTWTAAAPTRIATLAAGYGDGLPRALSNIGEATVGGRRYPVAGRVCMDLTMLDLGAPDGSGREVCVGDEAVFFGPDGPSAFEVGERIGTISYELTTGLTARVPRVVVG; this is encoded by the coding sequence GTGCCCCCTTCCTCCGTCCGTGCTGACATCGACCTCGGGGCGCTGCGGCGGAACGTCCGGCGGCTGGCCGCGCACGTCGCGCCGGCGCACCTCATGGGCATCGTCAAGGCCGACGCCTACGGGCACGGTGCGGTCCCCGTCGCGCAGGCGATGGCCGCCGAGGGGGTCACCTGGTCCGCGGTGGCGCGGACGGGCGAGGGTGTCGCCTTGCGCGAGGCGGGACTGACGGGCCGCGTGCTCGTCCTCGGAGCGCCGGACGATCTCGGCACCTACGCGGAGCACGACCTCGACCTGTGCATCACGTCTGAGGCCGTCGCCGAGGCGGTCCTCGCCTGGACTGTCCCCGGCGCGTCCCTGCTCCGCGTCCACGTCAAGGCCGACACCGGGATGCACCGACTCGGCCTGCCGCCGGAGACCGTGCCTGCCGTACTGACGAGGCTCTACGCCATGGAGCGCGTCGAGGTCGTCGGCCTGATGACGCACTTCGCCACGGCCGACGAAACCGCCTCCGCCTTTGCCGCAACCCAGGCATCCCGCTTCGACGCCCTCCTCGGCGCGATCGAACGCGCAGGCGTGCCCGTGCCGCCGGTCTTCCACGTTGCCAACAGCGGGGCGGCGGTCCTCGGGCCGCCCTTCGTGGCGCCCGCGGGCACGACGGCGCTCGCCCGGGTGGGCGGCCTCGTCTACGGCGTGCCATCGTCGCCGGACCTCGCGCGTGAAGCCGAGCGTCTCGGGCTGGAATCTGTGATGCGGCTCGTGGCGCCGATCGTGCACGTCCAGACAGTGGCGGCGGGCGAGAGCGTGTCGTACGCCCAGACCTGGACGGCCGCCGCTCCCACGCGCATCGCGACGCTCGCCGCGGGCTATGGCGACGGCCTCCCGCGCGCCCTCTCGAACATTGGCGAAGCCACGGTGGGAGGGCGGCGCTACCCTGTCGCCGGGCGCGTGTGCATGGACCTCACGATGCTCGACCTCGGCGCGCCGGACGGCTCCGGACGCGAGGTATGTGTAGGCGACGAGGCGGTGTTCTTCGGACCGGACGGCCCGTCCGCGTTCGAAGTCGGCGAGCGCATCGGGACGATCAGCTATGAGCTCACCACGGGGCTCACGGCGCGCGTTCCCCGTGTGGTGGTCGGGTAG
- a CDS encoding FAD-dependent oxidoreductase: MASYDYDLIVIGGGAAGLTASGIAANLGAKTLMIERHRLGGDCTWTGCVPSKTLLKAAKVAHEMRTASKYGLVDVEPTVDLKKVMAHVHQIREDVYDEADAPEIYEDMGITVRHGAARFTDEHTITIEGGEGPSTVTGRLFVIAAGASGWVPPVPGLDPGDGSGVPYVTNDTLFEMERLPEHLAIVGGGPIGTEMSQAFRWLGSRVTVIDGTNHILQNDDPDLAAMLQSYLEEQGVEYAFGANADRVSLEGSTIRIEAGERVIEADALLMATGRRANLDGLGLDEAGVEYTPRGITVDDHCKTNQSHIYAVGDVTGRYQFTHMSEHMAKVAATNAVLKLPSKIDTKHVPWVTYTEPELAHVGATQKHLDEAGTNYDVYRFPYDRVDRAITDGETVGMIKVFAKSLTGTILGATVLGARAGELICEYAVAMKGGVSLREIADTIHPYPTYGLGARRAADQWYARKQSKTVTRFVQTLFGYRGEVQDVDPDRIV; the protein is encoded by the coding sequence ATGGCTTCCTACGACTACGACCTCATTGTTATTGGCGGCGGCGCGGCTGGGCTGACCGCCTCCGGCATCGCGGCCAACCTCGGCGCGAAGACGCTCATGATCGAGCGCCACCGGCTCGGCGGCGACTGCACCTGGACGGGCTGCGTGCCCAGCAAGACGCTCCTCAAGGCCGCCAAGGTCGCCCACGAGATGCGCACCGCGAGCAAGTACGGGCTGGTCGATGTAGAGCCGACGGTGGACCTCAAAAAGGTCATGGCGCACGTCCACCAGATCCGCGAGGACGTCTACGACGAGGCCGACGCGCCGGAGATCTACGAGGACATGGGTATCACCGTCCGCCACGGCGCAGCGCGGTTCACGGACGAGCACACGATCACGATTGAGGGCGGCGAGGGGCCGTCAACTGTCACAGGACGGCTGTTTGTCATCGCGGCAGGCGCGAGCGGCTGGGTACCGCCGGTGCCGGGGCTCGACCCTGGCGATGGGAGTGGGGTCCCCTACGTCACCAATGACACGCTCTTCGAGATGGAGCGGCTCCCCGAGCACCTCGCCATCGTCGGCGGCGGGCCCATCGGGACGGAGATGAGCCAGGCCTTCCGCTGGCTCGGCAGCCGCGTCACCGTCATCGACGGCACCAACCACATCCTCCAGAACGATGACCCCGACCTCGCGGCGATGCTGCAGTCCTATCTGGAAGAGCAGGGCGTCGAGTACGCCTTCGGGGCCAACGCCGACCGCGTGAGTCTGGAGGGCAGCACGATCCGCATCGAGGCGGGCGAGCGCGTCATCGAAGCTGACGCGCTCCTCATGGCAACGGGCCGCCGCGCCAACCTCGACGGGCTGGGCTTGGATGAGGCGGGCGTTGAATACACCCCGCGCGGCATCACCGTGGACGACCACTGCAAGACCAACCAGTCGCACATCTACGCCGTGGGCGACGTGACCGGGCGCTACCAGTTCACGCACATGAGCGAGCACATGGCGAAGGTGGCCGCCACCAACGCCGTGCTCAAGCTGCCGAGCAAGATCGATACGAAGCACGTGCCGTGGGTGACCTACACCGAGCCCGAACTCGCGCACGTGGGCGCGACGCAGAAGCACCTCGACGAGGCCGGCACGAACTACGACGTCTACCGCTTTCCCTACGACCGCGTGGACCGCGCCATCACCGACGGCGAGACGGTCGGCATGATCAAGGTGTTCGCCAAGAGCCTCACCGGCACGATCCTCGGCGCGACCGTCCTCGGGGCGCGTGCTGGCGAGCTGATCTGCGAGTACGCCGTGGCGATGAAGGGGGGCGTGTCCCTGCGCGAGATCGCCGACACGATCCACCCGTACCCGACCTACGGCCTCGGCGCGCGCCGGGCCGCCGACCAGTGGTACGCCCGCAAGCAGTCGAAGACGGTCACGCGCTTCGTGCAGACGCTCTTCGGCTACCGTGGCGAGGTGCAGGACGTGGACCCGGATCGGATCGTGTAG
- the ribE gene encoding 6,7-dimethyl-8-ribityllumazine synthase, giving the protein MPMLEGALVATDARFAIVASRFNETITQRLLDGALDALRRHGADADDVTVAWCPGAFEVPLVAQRLAATGDYDAVICVGAVIRGATSHYDYVAGGVASGIAQASLTTGVPVLFGVITVENLEQAWERAGTKAGNKGAEAAAGAIEMVNLLRQIG; this is encoded by the coding sequence ATGCCCATGCTCGAAGGCGCGCTCGTCGCCACCGATGCCCGCTTCGCCATCGTGGCGAGCCGCTTCAACGAAACGATCACGCAGCGCCTGCTCGACGGCGCGCTCGACGCGCTGCGCCGCCACGGCGCGGACGCCGACGACGTGACGGTAGCCTGGTGCCCCGGCGCCTTCGAGGTGCCGCTCGTCGCGCAGCGGCTCGCTGCCACGGGCGACTACGACGCCGTGATCTGCGTCGGCGCCGTGATCCGCGGCGCGACCTCGCACTACGACTACGTGGCCGGCGGCGTTGCCAGCGGCATTGCCCAGGCGTCGCTGACGACGGGCGTGCCCGTGCTCTTCGGCGTCATCACCGTCGAGAACCTGGAGCAGGCCTGGGAACGCGCGGGCACGAAGGCGGGCAACAAGGGCGCCGAGGCGGCCGCCGGGGCCATCGAGATGGTCAACCTCCTCCGGCAGATCGGATAG
- a CDS encoding zinc-binding dehydrogenase, with translation MPIRTRTALHFLRRVGVAAGDRVMVHGASGSVGTCTVQVAKVLGAEVTGVCSTRNVDLVRSLGADRVLDYTQGNVFADGTRYNVVLDCVGGVDFAEAARALVGGGAYVAITDLLLSVIRVTSS, from the coding sequence ATGCCAATCAGGACGCGTACTGCGCTGCACTTCCTACGACGCGTCGGGGTTGCGGCGGGCGACCGCGTGATGGTCCACGGGGCCTCCGGGAGCGTGGGGACGTGCACCGTCCAGGTCGCGAAGGTGCTTGGCGCAGAGGTCACGGGCGTGTGTAGCACCCGCAACGTCGACCTCGTCCGCAGCCTCGGCGCGGACCGCGTGCTCGACTATACCCAAGGCAACGTGTTTGCCGACGGCACCCGCTACAACGTGGTGCTCGACTGCGTCGGCGGGGTCGACTTCGCCGAAGCGGCGCGCGCGCTTGTCGGGGGTGGAGCCTATGTCGCGATCACCGACCTGCTCCTATCGGTCATCCGCGTCACATCGTCGTAG
- a CDS encoding class I SAM-dependent methyltransferase encodes MRIGVLARRPLDWLAARLGYVPEPFLLTHPALVQARALMTACEIGLFDALADGLRTTDDLAADLAADLGTDAAATAALVDVLVAMRYLRRRPGAHDTVRLTRAARRWLTRNSPTPLVHSLAFRRDEWTWLAGLTDFVRSGQPLDFHATMSAAAWARYQAAMDDLGRLCLPECWRGLRRYLPRPDGTPRHALDLGGASGTYATAFARARSDLRVTVADLPDAVALATVPDDLDGRLRFAAADLRTADLAALDPEVQRYDLVFVSQVLHHFDAEACRDLVARAAAVLRPGGVLAVQDVLRTDRPDPLPALAQLYFAFTSRSGAWTTDAVQGWQREAGLTPLRPIAYRTVPGVGLLAARR; translated from the coding sequence ATGCGCATCGGTGTCCTCGCCCGGCGCCCGCTCGACTGGCTAGCCGCGCGTCTCGGCTATGTCCCGGAGCCATTCCTACTCACGCACCCGGCGCTCGTGCAGGCGCGGGCGCTCATGACGGCGTGTGAGATCGGCCTGTTCGACGCCCTCGCCGACGGCCTCCGCACCACCGACGACCTCGCTGCCGACCTCGCTGCCGACCTCGGCACGGACGCCGCCGCCACGGCAGCCCTCGTCGATGTGCTCGTGGCAATGCGCTATCTCCGGCGTCGGCCTGGAGCCCACGACACAGTCCGGCTCACACGCGCGGCCCGGCGCTGGCTCACCAGGAACTCGCCGACGCCGCTCGTCCACAGCCTCGCCTTCCGCCGGGACGAGTGGACGTGGCTCGCGGGCCTCACCGATTTTGTGCGCTCGGGCCAGCCGCTCGACTTCCACGCGACGATGAGCGCCGCCGCCTGGGCACGCTACCAGGCGGCGATGGATGACCTCGGCCGGCTCTGCCTTCCCGAGTGCTGGCGGGGGCTACGCCGCTACCTCCCGCGCCCCGACGGCACGCCGCGCCATGCGCTTGACCTCGGCGGGGCCTCAGGCACCTATGCGACGGCGTTCGCCCGCGCCCGCTCCGACCTCCGCGTCACCGTGGCCGACCTCCCGGACGCCGTCGCGCTCGCCACCGTGCCGGACGACCTCGACGGGCGCCTCCGCTTTGCCGCAGCCGACCTGCGCACGGCCGACCTCGCCGCGCTCGACCCCGAGGTGCAGCGCTACGACCTCGTCTTCGTCTCGCAGGTCCTCCACCATTTTGACGCCGAGGCATGCCGCGACCTCGTGGCGCGCGCCGCGGCGGTGCTGCGACCCGGTGGCGTGCTCGCCGTGCAGGACGTGCTCCGTACTGATCGTCCAGACCCGCTTCCGGCGCTGGCGCAGCTGTACTTCGCGTTCACGAGCCGCTCGGGGGCGTGGACCACGGACGCCGTGCAAGGCTGGCAGCGCGAGGCCGGGCTGACGCCGCTGCGGCCCATCGCCTACCGCACCGTGCCCGGTGTCGGGCTCTTGGCCGCGCGGCGGTAG
- a CDS encoding two-component regulator propeller domain-containing protein: MRRFALFVLLLGLALPAWAQDTPEGAAPAGRWQALTAFNEVRALAASPTTVWAATSGGVFGYTPASGEIERYTTVEGLASISPTAIAYDAGTSVLWIGYSDGALDRLDPATGLVESFFDIRRTDQFSARQVERLRVGAGVVYAATGFGIVVFDTDRLEVRDSYVRLGPLEAGVVVRDVLEAPLPDGTPGLWAATAGGVVRAAQSANLLEPGAWTLEANGPGDAEALAVFQGDVMAGTSQDVLQRRTDGTWARLFLTGSPVTALIADGPRLLGVDPFSVVVFEPGQASQRLFVRGPTDDFADVVATLALGADSEIWVGDLRDGLLRLPPLETASGDIMPDQIVVPDGPRSNQIDDIDAGRDGEVWLATRRTINRTTVARRDGNGTWRVFTEAEGLPTSSMLSALADRDGGFWGGSSSDGLVRIDPEGAVTVFDTENSSILSGLSNPDFVPVVDAAFDGDGQIWAVNQASSQPLHVRDDVGAWTGLPFPSNVLSRDIVEGVLIDRFDQKWVFTAESGIFVYAPGSSLPQGSAPFLRPGGANGIGLPNGQVEALAEDLDGRIWVGTRRGLATIFSPGSAFSGDLSLIEPQWARTEDGTSFFLRDLLINDIAVDPANNKWLASSSGAWLIDSDGENVLLRFTEADSPLFSDNVIAVDVDARTGTVYFATDRGVLSYRGEALAAAPTVRDLDVAPNPYRPAQHADGVLISGLVAETRVRILTVDGRLVRALDTRGGAVRWDGRDADGQAVPSGVYLVAASGLGDEGTGFGKIAVIR, translated from the coding sequence ATGCGACGCTTTGCGCTATTTGTGCTGCTCCTCGGGCTGGCGCTGCCCGCCTGGGCCCAAGACACGCCTGAGGGTGCAGCTCCGGCAGGCCGCTGGCAGGCCTTGACCGCCTTCAACGAGGTGCGGGCTCTCGCCGCCTCGCCGACCACCGTGTGGGCCGCCACCTCCGGCGGCGTCTTCGGCTACACCCCGGCCTCGGGCGAGATCGAGCGCTACACCACCGTCGAGGGCCTCGCTTCGATCAGCCCAACGGCGATCGCCTACGACGCGGGGACCTCGGTGCTGTGGATCGGTTACAGCGACGGCGCCCTCGACCGACTCGACCCAGCCACCGGACTCGTGGAGTCGTTCTTCGACATCCGGCGCACCGACCAGTTTAGCGCGCGGCAGGTCGAGCGCTTGCGCGTGGGCGCGGGCGTGGTCTACGCGGCCACCGGATTCGGCATCGTGGTGTTCGACACCGACCGGCTGGAGGTGCGCGACAGCTACGTCAGGCTGGGGCCCCTCGAAGCCGGCGTCGTCGTGCGCGACGTGCTCGAAGCCCCGCTGCCCGACGGGACGCCTGGCCTCTGGGCTGCGACGGCGGGCGGCGTCGTGCGCGCGGCGCAGTCGGCCAACCTGCTGGAGCCGGGCGCCTGGACACTCGAAGCCAACGGCCCCGGCGACGCTGAGGCCTTGGCGGTCTTCCAGGGCGACGTCATGGCAGGCACCTCGCAAGACGTGCTACAGCGACGGACGGACGGCACCTGGGCCCGGCTCTTCCTGACGGGCTCGCCCGTGACAGCGCTCATCGCCGATGGCCCCCGGCTCCTCGGCGTCGACCCGTTCTCGGTGGTGGTGTTCGAGCCGGGCCAGGCCAGCCAGCGCCTCTTCGTTCGAGGCCCCACTGACGACTTCGCGGATGTGGTGGCGACCCTCGCCCTCGGTGCGGACAGCGAGATCTGGGTAGGCGACCTCCGAGATGGCCTACTGCGCCTTCCGCCTCTGGAGACCGCGTCGGGCGACATCATGCCGGACCAGATCGTGGTGCCCGACGGCCCACGCTCGAACCAGATCGACGACATCGACGCGGGACGCGATGGGGAGGTATGGCTCGCCACCCGCCGCACGATCAACCGAACGACGGTCGCGCGGCGCGATGGCAATGGGACGTGGCGCGTCTTCACAGAAGCCGAGGGCCTGCCCACGAGCAGCATGCTCAGCGCCCTCGCCGACCGCGACGGCGGCTTCTGGGGCGGGTCCTCCAGCGACGGACTCGTCCGCATCGACCCCGAGGGCGCCGTCACCGTCTTCGACACCGAGAACTCGTCGATCCTGTCGGGCCTGTCCAACCCGGACTTCGTACCGGTGGTAGACGCCGCGTTCGACGGCGACGGCCAGATCTGGGCGGTCAACCAGGCCTCGTCGCAGCCGCTCCACGTCCGTGACGACGTAGGCGCGTGGACCGGCCTCCCCTTCCCGTCGAACGTCCTCTCCCGCGACATCGTGGAAGGCGTGCTCATCGACCGGTTTGACCAGAAGTGGGTGTTCACGGCGGAGTCGGGCATCTTCGTCTATGCCCCAGGATCCAGCTTGCCGCAGGGCAGCGCGCCGTTCCTGCGCCCGGGCGGCGCCAACGGCATCGGACTCCCCAACGGCCAGGTGGAGGCCCTTGCCGAAGACCTCGACGGGCGCATCTGGGTGGGAACGCGTCGCGGCCTCGCCACCATCTTCTCGCCAGGCTCGGCCTTCAGCGGCGACCTCAGCCTGATCGAGCCCCAGTGGGCGCGCACCGAGGACGGCACCTCGTTCTTCCTGCGCGACCTCCTCATCAACGACATCGCCGTGGACCCGGCCAACAACAAGTGGCTGGCCTCGTCGAGCGGCGCGTGGCTCATCGACAGCGACGGGGAGAACGTGCTGTTGCGCTTCACGGAGGCCGATTCGCCGCTGTTCTCGGACAACGTGATCGCGGTGGACGTGGACGCCCGGACGGGCACGGTTTACTTCGCGACCGACCGCGGTGTGCTCAGCTACCGCGGCGAGGCGCTCGCGGCCGCCCCGACCGTCCGGGACCTGGACGTGGCCCCCAACCCCTATCGCCCCGCGCAGCATGCCGACGGAGTGCTCATCAGCGGGCTCGTCGCCGAGACGCGGGTGCGCATCCTCACCGTCGATGGGCGGCTCGTGCGCGCGCTCGACACCCGTGGCGGGGCGGTCCGCTGGGACGGGCGCGACGCCGACGGGCAGGCTGTGCCCTCCGGGGTCTACCTCGTTGCCGCATCAGGCCTCGGCGACGAGGGCACGGGCTTCGGCAAGATCGCTGTGATCCGGTAG
- a CDS encoding saccharopine dehydrogenase NADP-binding domain-containing protein, giving the protein MSRPYAVVLFGATGFTGSLVAEHLARRVPQGVAWAIAGRNLDKLRQVQRRLADSGVDTERIGLVVADSSDPAALREMAQQARVVASTVGPFAEVGEPLVQACVLAGTDYCDITGEPNFWKRAIGHYHRPAHEQGLKIVPCCGFDSVPADLGAHFAVRQLPTAGGPISVDGFVTIKGKFSGGTWASALRAMAEGTTRVPGGRDAANVGAVRPLSATRNATRSAPFRAEAMDRWAYPLPVIDPMVVRRSAQFVEHYGDGFAYAHYGTARSPLQVGGLMAGAAGAFALAQLGPTRHWLMSLNPQGTGPDAETRANAFFRLTFVARRTGVDGTLHTVRTKVEGGDPGYTETSKMLGEAALALALDRDALPDTAGLLTPASALGTPYRERLQAVGLRFERLDE; this is encoded by the coding sequence ATGTCTCGTCCCTACGCCGTCGTCCTCTTTGGTGCGACCGGCTTCACCGGCAGCCTCGTCGCTGAGCACCTGGCGAGGCGCGTGCCGCAGGGCGTCGCGTGGGCCATCGCGGGGCGCAACCTCGACAAGCTGCGGCAGGTGCAGCGGCGGCTCGCAGACAGCGGGGTCGACACCGAGCGCATCGGGCTCGTCGTGGCCGACAGCAGCGATCCGGCGGCGCTGCGCGAGATGGCGCAGCAGGCGCGCGTCGTGGCGTCCACGGTCGGGCCGTTCGCCGAGGTCGGCGAGCCGCTCGTGCAGGCGTGCGTCCTGGCGGGCACCGACTACTGCGACATCACGGGCGAGCCCAACTTCTGGAAGCGCGCCATCGGGCACTACCACCGCCCGGCCCACGAGCAGGGCCTCAAGATTGTCCCGTGCTGCGGCTTCGACAGCGTACCCGCCGACCTCGGGGCGCACTTCGCCGTGCGCCAGCTTCCCACCGCGGGCGGCCCGATATCCGTGGACGGCTTCGTGACGATCAAGGGCAAGTTCTCCGGCGGGACGTGGGCGAGCGCGCTCCGCGCCATGGCCGAGGGCACGACCAGGGTGCCTGGCGGGCGCGATGCCGCCAACGTCGGCGCCGTCCGCCCGCTCTCGGCGACGAGGAACGCGACCCGCTCCGCGCCCTTCCGCGCCGAGGCGATGGACCGGTGGGCCTACCCGCTCCCGGTCATCGACCCGATGGTGGTGCGGCGCTCCGCGCAGTTCGTCGAGCACTACGGCGACGGGTTCGCTTATGCTCACTACGGCACGGCGCGCTCGCCGCTACAGGTCGGCGGGCTGATGGCCGGAGCCGCCGGAGCGTTCGCGCTGGCTCAACTCGGCCCGACGCGGCACTGGCTGATGTCGCTCAACCCGCAGGGCACGGGGCCCGACGCCGAGACGCGCGCCAACGCCTTCTTCCGCCTCACCTTCGTCGCCCGCCGCACGGGCGTCGATGGCACGCTGCACACGGTCCGGACGAAAGTCGAGGGTGGCGATCCGGGCTACACCGAGACATCGAAGATGCTCGGCGAGGCGGCCCTCGCGCTGGCCCTCGACCGCGACGCACTTCCTGACACCGCCGGGCTCCTCACGCCTGCCTCGGCGCTCGGCACGCCCTATCGCGAGCGGCTCCAGGCCGTCGGCCTGCGCTTTGAGCGGCTCGACGAGTAG
- a CDS encoding HAMP domain-containing sensor histidine kinase: MNLRRIWTRLHRALLPRRASTQTWMMLTFAFFVGASAVGIGLYVLLVLRVQVRDAARETVRLQAERIAVQIEAAPAERRADLARRIAVQDDLDVALATRDAVLANANDAGPVDDPSFFGRPEVRDALDGDGTESRVGFDERRTEGGEVADQTLYVALWRPESGLLIRLGEARSPLFEVVRRMQATLVIGMALALMLALIAAWIAAQKIVGPLGHISRIAQRIDAGETDRQIRVLTRAAEIQDLARSLNSMAQRFRGEVGELQRMQQIQNEFIGNVSHEVKNPIFAVSGYLEALGSSDLPPDLRQRYARKGLMNLERLNNLFSDLIEIAKLEYREDLIHPERFDLQELVADVSETVVPKAQGKGLDLTFDNPAAEVWADRARIRQVLTNLIENAVNYSEAGSVRARLRQRKEKVRVEVVDTGRGIPEESLDRIFERFYRIDTARSRKEGGTGLGLSIVKQILQAHGEQIHVESITGRGTRFYFELPLADYVDAAQQAEEDAEFA, from the coding sequence ATGAACCTCCGCCGTATCTGGACGCGGCTCCACCGGGCGCTGCTGCCGCGGCGCGCGTCCACCCAGACGTGGATGATGCTCACGTTCGCGTTCTTCGTGGGCGCAAGCGCCGTGGGCATCGGCCTCTACGTGTTGCTGGTGCTGCGCGTGCAGGTCCGGGACGCCGCGCGCGAAACCGTGCGGCTGCAGGCCGAACGCATCGCCGTCCAGATCGAGGCAGCCCCGGCCGAGCGCCGGGCGGACCTGGCGCGCCGCATCGCCGTGCAGGACGACCTCGACGTGGCCCTCGCCACCCGCGACGCCGTCCTCGCCAACGCCAACGACGCGGGGCCCGTGGACGACCCGAGCTTCTTCGGCCGCCCCGAGGTCAGGGACGCGCTCGACGGAGACGGGACCGAGTCGCGGGTCGGCTTCGATGAGCGCCGGACCGAAGGCGGCGAGGTCGCAGACCAGACGCTCTACGTGGCCCTCTGGCGCCCGGAGAGCGGCCTCCTCATCCGGCTCGGCGAGGCGCGGAGCCCACTCTTCGAGGTCGTCCGCCGCATGCAGGCTACCCTCGTGATCGGGATGGCGCTCGCGCTCATGCTCGCGCTCATTGCCGCTTGGATCGCCGCGCAGAAGATCGTCGGGCCGCTCGGCCACATCAGCAGGATTGCCCAGCGCATCGACGCGGGCGAGACGGACCGCCAGATCCGCGTGCTCACGCGCGCCGCCGAGATCCAGGACCTCGCCCGCAGCCTCAACTCGATGGCGCAGCGCTTCCGCGGCGAGGTAGGCGAGTTGCAGCGGATGCAGCAGATCCAGAACGAGTTCATCGGCAACGTCAGCCACGAGGTCAAGAACCCCATCTTCGCAGTCTCGGGCTACCTCGAAGCGCTCGGCAGCAGCGACCTGCCACCGGACCTCCGCCAGCGGTATGCCCGCAAGGGCCTGATGAACCTCGAACGACTCAACAACCTCTTCAGCGACCTCATCGAGATCGCCAAGCTGGAGTACCGTGAGGACCTCATCCACCCGGAGCGCTTCGACCTGCAGGAGTTGGTGGCCGACGTGTCGGAGACGGTCGTGCCGAAAGCCCAAGGAAAGGGCCTCGACCTCACGTTCGACAACCCGGCGGCCGAGGTCTGGGCCGACCGCGCCCGCATCCGCCAAGTGCTGACCAACCTGATCGAGAACGCGGTCAACTACTCCGAGGCGGGCAGCGTGCGCGCCCGGCTCCGCCAGCGCAAGGAGAAGGTGCGCGTCGAGGTCGTGGACACCGGGCGCGGCATCCCGGAAGAGTCACTCGACCGGATTTTCGAGCGGTTCTACCGCATCGACACGGCGCGCAGCCGCAAGGAAGGCGGCACCGGCCTCGGCTTGAGCATCGTCAAGCAGATCCTCCAGGCGCACGGCGAGCAGATCCACGTCGAGAGCATCACCGGACGCGGCACGCGGTTCTACTTCGAGTTGCCGCTCGCCGACTACGTGGACGCGGCCCAGCAGGCGGAGGAAGACGCGGAGTTCGCATGA